In Phragmites australis chromosome 16, lpPhrAust1.1, whole genome shotgun sequence, one DNA window encodes the following:
- the LOC133895660 gene encoding (E)-beta-caryophyllene synthase-like, with translation MATTTTHGPIALASQSTKQDVQHNPRPYTPSPWGDFFLTHQPCTPAELLSMKEKAQARKEEVRRILLDAAASSDLARKLDLVDALQRLGVDYHYKKEIDELLRAVYDDKDGASDDLYVTSLRFYLLRKHGYTVCSDIFLKFRDNEGYIVSNDARCLLRLYDAAYLRVNGEEILDNIITFTKSLLQSIVEYLEPDLKEEVKFALKTPLFRRLKRVEARQYISIYEKKTTHNDVVLEFAKLDFNIILTLYCEELKDLTLWWKEFQTQANISSYARDRMVEMHFWMLGVFFEPQYSCSRKMLTQLFTMVSILDDLYDNYCTTEEGSVFLAALQRWDEEVAEQCPAYLRTLYINILTTVEAMEEELKLQKNKHAKLVKRLVIDMAKCYHAEVEWRDKKYVPATVEEHLKVSARSSGCMHLTSQAFISMGDLATTEAIEWVYTYPKIIRAVCIIARLANDIMSYKREQESKNMVSTVQACVKEYGVTIEQATEKLRELIEEAWMDITEECLRQPQPLTLLDRAVNLARTMDFLYKDVDGYTESYTIKDTLDSQYVDLIY, from the exons ATGGCGACCACCACCACCCACGGCCCCATCGCTCTGGCCTCGCAGTCGACGAAGCAGGACGTGCAGCACAATCCCCGGCCGTACACGCCGAGCCCCTGGGGCGACTTCTTCCTCACCCACCAGCCGTGCACGCCGGCAGAGCTCCTGTCCATGAAGGAGAAGGCGCAGGCCAGGAAGGAGGAGGTGAGGCGGATCTTGCTGGACGCCGCAGCCTCCTCCGACCTGGCGCGGAAGCTGGACCTCGTCGACGCGCTGCAGCGGCTCGGAGTCGACTACCACTACAAGAAGGAGATCGACGAGCTGCTTCGTGCCGTCTACGATGACAAGGATGGAGCTTCTGATGACCTCTATGTCACCTCGCTGAGGTTCTACTTGCTCAGGAAGCATGGGTACACCGTCTGTTCTG ACATATTTTTGAAGTTCAGGGATAATGAAGGATATATTGTAAGCAATGATGCAAGATGTTTGTTAAGACTGTATGATGCCGCATATCTTAGAGTGAATGGGGAAGAAATACTCGATAATATTATTACTTTCACCAAGAGTCTGCTTCAATCTATTGTAGAATATCTCGAGCCAGACTTGAAAGAAGAGGTGAAATTTGCGTTGAAAACACCTCTTTTCAGGAGACTCAAAAGAGTAGAAGCGAGGCAATATATCTCAATATACGAGAAAAAGACTACCCATAATGACGTGGTATTGGAGTTTGCAAAGTTGGACTTCAACATTATACTAACTCTATATTGTGAGGAGCTAAAAGATCTTACATT GTGGTGGAAAGAGTTCCAAACGCAGGCAAATATATCAAGCTATGCACGAGATAGGATGGTGGAGATGCATTTTTGGATGCTCGGAGTGTTCTTTGAGCCCCAATATTCATGTTCACGAAAAATGCTTACACAACTGTTTACGATGGTATCCATACTTGATGATTTGTATGACAATTATTGCACCACAGAAGAAGGCAGTGTCTTCCTAGCAGCACTGCAAAG GTGGGATGAAGAAGTAGCAGAGCAATGCCCAGCATACCTAAGGAccttatatataaatatacttacCACTGTAGAGGCTATGGAGGAAGAGCTGAAACTTCAAAAGAACAAACATGCCAAGTTGGTAAAAAGACTG GTAATCGACATGGCCAAATGTTATCATGCGGAGGTGGAATGGCGTGATAAGAAATATGTGCCAGCCACTGTTGAAGAACATCTAAAAGTTTCGGCACGTAGTAGTGGTTGTATGCACTTAACGAGCCAGGCATTCATTTCAATGGGAGATCTGGCAACTACGGAGGCTATTGAGTGGGTCTATACCTATCCAAAGATTATCCGAGCTGTTTGCATTATTGCACGCCTTGCTAATGATATAATGTCGTACAAG CGAGAACAAGAATCGAAGAATATGGTATCCACGGTGCAAGCTTGTGTGAAAGAATATGGTGTCACAATAGAACAGGCAACAGAAAAGCTCAGAGAACTAATCGAGGAAGCGTGGATGGACATCACCGAGGAGTGCCTCAGACAACCACAACCATTGACGCTTCTGGACAGGGCGGTCAATCTGGCACGTACAATGGATTTTCTATACAAAGATGTAGATGGATACACCGAATCATACACTATCAAAGACACTTTGGATTCACAGTATGTGGATCTAATATATTAA